ACATTTTGTGCCCAACATTTAAttgatgaaattattttagcTGACATGGTCCTGTCTGGTAGCTTGTAAaagttttgtgttgtttatatcTATTGTCATTAGATCGCATGCTTTGGTCATATATAgttaaaattgtcatttttttttgtttgtttttagtacAATGTCTTTTTGTATATTTGGTATGCCCAGAATAAGTTTGGCAAGCCACTTCACCTTTCCCAAGAATTTTGTCACAGGTTATGTTAAATATGCTAACGATATACTTGTATGTTGATGGCCTTTAGGAAGACGAGAAAGTTTGGATGCTTCGTCCTGTACCTGCCAATGTGAGCGATGCCGCAAAAAAGCATGTTTGTCACTTGTTGACTCTGCGTCTTGTGCTGATGGAAGAAATGATGACTGAATTCATCATTGGTGTGGAGGTTTTTCTGGGCAATGTCAGAGATGCCAGTGAATCAGAAGCCAGAATTTTGCAGGTATGGTTAGTTCACAGTGAAGACTGTCTTATGTTGTGTGTCATTTTTATATGCAGCCaatagcttttttctttcaaagatggGCTTCGTCGAATGATTCTGCAATTTCCCCATTAAAaggaatacaaaaaaaaacaaaacaatccaggttagtctgtcttgtaaacagtatAGGAGATGAAGATGACATTTCAAAACTTGATCTTCACTTGCACATCTTTATCTGTTCTACACGCTGCATTGCCAGTTTGAAACTACTGCTTAGAGTAACTTGGAATTCTAGTGACTTTGGTTGCCTTGcaacattttgtgtttgatcatttgtactttatttttacagcAAGCAAGACACAGGCTTCCTGCACAATTTAGCCACCTGTCAGATCTCAAAGACATGAATGGGAGATGGTCAAGAAAAAGCCCTAAAAACCGCAAAGGCAATATATTATCTAATTACAAAGATGCAAATGGCTTTCAAGAAAACTGCGTGGGAGTGATTCATCCATTAGTTAGAGGTTCCCACGATTCTGTGTGGCACAAAGCCGAAGGTCAGTACCTCTGTTTAAAAGTCAgaaattttatgtatttgtgtcCTTGTCTCCTTGAATTTCTCTCATCGTATCTGTGGATGCACACAACATCTTATCTGCAAAGTCTGTGAATATCAGTGAAAAATAGTTGCTGTATGGTTAATGTACCCATAGTGTGGCAGGCATGTTGGAGCTAAAGAATTCAAGATTTCCAGGTCATTTATCATAGAGTTGGTTGTTTGCTGTAACTTGTGTTGAACACGTTCACAATCACATCCTGTTTCAGAATGAAGGAAgacaataattttgttcttacaGATTATGTTCCTACTTTCATTCTGTGCCTTAATGCTGTTCTGTTATTGCTTTCATGTAAGTTGACAGTTTTTAAAGTAGTAGTTTTAAAGCAGGTGCAGAAAAGTGTcttctcatatttttattatgatttttacaGATGCAGATCAtggtctgctttcaacatctgcACACAATCAGTCTTCCTGCACGTTCCAAGGGCCAAAAGGTGACTCCTCCACTTCCCATAAAAGAAACAGATCTGAATTGTCAAGTCCAAGGCAGGTGCATGACAACACAGTGCTAACAAAGGATGTTGTGATGCAGTTAAACAGCGACAATGAAGACAGAGGCAGTAGGAAGAGTGACTCTAATGGTACACACAGTAACTGCAGAGACAGGTATAATGGTATGACTgattcaaataaacaaaaagaagtttGTACCCACAGTGCAATTATTTGTGGAGGTACAAATGCCAAGACAACTTTGCAGGAAATGATTCCTGAGGAGCaagcagaaaaacaagcaaaatctAAAGGTCtcgaaattattaaaaattacatgAGGTCGCGTGCTGGCAATTTATGCAGGgatgaaaaaatacagacagTGAATATTGTCATGAAGCCAGAAGGTTTCTTGCATGAGAGATCATCTCGGTACAAGCATTATCCTGTAAAAGAAGATCTTCAGAAAATGAGTAGTGATGATTCTGAAGGAGAATGTTTAGAAAGGAGTGATGCAGAGTGTGAGGAAGATAGCTTTGATGCTATTCCATCACAGGTAAAACTTGAGCAGAAGAGTAGAACTAGTGGTGTGATTGGTCATCAACTTACAAACTACATGTTGGGTGATGATCTAGTCCCTGAGGGAGGATTCAACACTGCGATCTTTCACGATATGACCACAGATGTTGAAAGATACAAGTGACTATCCACCAACATCTCTGGTTGAAATTCTTCCTACAGCTAAAGGGGATCCAGAACTTGGGAGTGGAACAAGACCTTGGCACAGACCCTCGGTAGGAAGACTTTCATCTGAAGCCCAGAAAGCAGATTCTATGGTTTCAGAGGTGAATGGCTTTAAGGGCATGTCTCCTGTGGGGAGACAAGGCTATAATAGTGCAGTGAGGGACTGGTTTTAGATCATTCTCTTACAAATCCTCTTGAACATACGTTCAGAGGTGAAACAAAACTTAAGCTTGGTGAAGAACACATTGAACCTACAaaatacaggcagtcctcgggttAAGTCAGACCCAAGTTACGATGTTTCATTGTTACGACACATCTCTCATTTACTTGTATAAAACCTTGTTTCGACTTAAGTAGTTTAACGTTGTAACGCAAACTTcgtgttttatttcattattgaacatattttatctgttttttgataattttgataattaccatgttaggataggtgttaggataggataagtgcttacaatatgttatttacatacagtatgtacgtatgttccgacttacagcgaaattTGGTTTACGATGTGACATAGGAACAGATCAACATGGTAAGTCGAGCACTGCCTGTACATAGCAGAATTTCAGGTTATTATGGATGGCACTATAGGCAGGAAAAGACATTGTGACAAAAATTGCTGAATtgtccaaaaatgtttttaaattttttttttattttagtggtATTGAAgataaaagcattaaaaattttttattttagggtTAAGATAGTGTTGTttccagtaaaatattttagttgtaaaaataattaaaaaaaaacctttttagGATTATCAGTTTATTTCTTGAGTTGCTGAGGTTTAAAGATTGACAGTTTTAGAGAATGTTGATGTATCTGTTCACAATGTTGACAaaaatttcatcatttttaaatggaaagttACATGCTTCTCAGATGATAATTATAATgtcacaaatagaaattgtataAAAGTCTcaaattttgtgtgttttttttttaactctagTGATCAGCTAATGTAGccaattaaattttaaacacttcatTCTGTTACATTGATCCTTGCATATTTAAATGCCAATTACAGTTAAGTCTGGATTATTTGCTGCTAACCCTCAAGCTGGATTTGCAgctattttcaaaaattttgttcTAGATAACTACTGTTCTGTTAAGGAACTGATACAtttagaagcagaaaaaaatctctcttAAGAGAACATACATTGAATTTTATCTTTGGATGATGTTATGCTTGAAATAAAGAGCTATGATCTGTTAGTTCAAAACCACtattgtgtgtgtctttacatTTTTGGCCACTGACAAAAGGGGACTGAAAGTTTTTTGAAGCTTTTAATGAATGGTTTTACTAGCGTTAGATCTCGAGCATTTATGACCATGTTGAGTAATGAGATTATGAAACATTTGAAGCACTAACATAAACCTGTTAAaagtattataattatattttatgggGAAAGGATGTTGCTATATATTTCattgaaagaatttttataCACTACTCATATGATTATGCTAAACACATGtctaaacaaattacaaaaagcaaaaaaaaaaaaaaacattgctataaatcataataatttaataaatacttttttgcaATATGCAAGGATATGactaaaaaaatgcattatGCAAATTGTTCTCAGCTATAGAATATAGGATAAATTATATAAGAAtgtatatacttttaaaaagtatttaacatcAGTTATTTCAGCACAACAATAGCTTTGGCAGGAGAAGTAGGTGTGAAAACTGCATATGATGAAGTGTTTTTTGAAGgcagcattttaaaatattaattcctTACAGCATAGTCAAGAAATATGGAAAAGCTCGCACTTGATTTATAGATACTTATCTAACTTGACTGTCTACATGTAGCCATGGTTTTCTGCAGGTTATTCAAATTGTGTGTAAATGACATTCAGATGTATGAACTTTCAAACAGTAAAATGTTACTTGAAAACTTAATGATGTTTGTTGAATCCATGAAAATCTTCACCATCAGCACTAAAGAAGAGCTCCAGGAAAAGCTGTAAGATCTATAGGGTCAGCATTGGCTAAAAACTGTTTAACTGCAAACCAGACAGCCATTAAGCAGAAGCTCcatgcaggtcaaatgaaaatgAGTGGGAGGCAGAAGAAAGTTTCCTCTCTTAAAAAGGGATGCTTATTCACATTATCAGCAGCAAAGAATACTTGTTCTATATGAAATATCACAAAAATTGATGCATCAAATATTTGTAAGTGTTGTCTTTCCTATAATATAATTGTCCAAAATAAATTCATATCATTTTCTGCAGGGCAGTGTGAATGAAGTAAATGTGAATATCTGTTCTTTTCAAAGTGCTTCTAAACTTGGCAGGCTTTTCACACCAGCTGTTCTCTTGATGGGACCTCGCCTGGGATCAATAATTCTTTGGTCATCAGgtatatttctgaaaaataaaataaaagcaagtgtAATGCTTCAAAtggttaatattttaatatcagtCATGGGttaaggaaattatttttattgagttAGATTTTTGCCGCTTCAGTCTTGTGGAAGTCTTTTGATTATGTCATGCAACCTACTACATATTGCATCACcccaaaaaatatttgagatcCTTGAGACCATAAAATTGTAGATCTCTATAATAGGCATCATGACTAAatgcaacataaaaaaaaaaaggattggtGTATAAAAGCCCAACGAAAACTCCAAAATAGCATAGTTTTGAATTGTAGGTCAGCATGGGTAACAATGTTGATGTTGCTAGGAGATAGGGATATCAACTAGGCCAATAAgcattttgcattttgatttgCTGGTACTTGGGAAGAGATAGTTTAGTATAGCTTAATAGCAGCTTCCCACAGAAACACCAGCATTCAGAGAGGTCTCAAAACTTGAAGGCAGCAAAGAATGATAGATTAACAAATGAAATCTAATGCCACAGGGCAGATTGGAGATCAAAGATGAAACGGACTTGCACAGGGTTAGCTCGTCAGTCTATCCCCCGTAGAAGTGAAGAttgtagaataaaaagaaaaagaagtcacCCATCATCATCTATTTTCACCTGACGATGTCCTTTTATGATACACATCGTTCAATCATAGGACAGCATGTGAGGATGAACAATGACTGACTAGACAGATTTTGTAGCAGAATTATTTATCATTGAAACCACATTTCTAAGGTTTTATGCAGTGTAATCCTTAAGCAAGGGATGCCACATGTGTCGCTGTTCATGTTGCTGTCTACTTGTGGACATGCAACTGACGGAAAGTTATTGTCTTGTTGGAGaggtctgttatttttttttctttcattttttttggcCTACATTAACATCTACATATATATCTCACATTTCATAGTCGCTGTATAGTAGATCATATGTTTGTTATAGATATTCTTCATTCACACAGTTCAATTTCTGGTCACCTGAAAATAACCATTGTACACCCTAGACTGTGACTATCAATATCTGTCTCTCATTGTCAAATCAAGCTGTGTTGGCTCACCTCTTGATGACCTTGGAAAACTCAAAATTCTTTGTGCCATACGCTGGGTTAGATGAACAAATAAGTGACAGCAAATATGAAAGTATTCTTCAGTTTGAATCTTTCCCCTTGGGACACTGTAGTATCACCATCAACCATCATCTTCACTTTGTCTATTGTTAAGTGAGTTAATTAGTTCGATAATAAATGTGTTAACTGTTGGTCAGctctttttgttgaaaaaggacTAGGTGTCAAGCATGAGTGTGGTCACACATTCATGTCCACACATGCTTCACAGACAAATATTTGAACATCCCTCTCTAAAACATTATGGTGAGATACAGGATGGACAGATGGATGTATTTAGCTTAAACATCTTTTAAACTCTGTTAAAGCAATTAAAGAGGAAGCTGAAAAGAACATGCATTTGTATTGAtgttgaagaagatgaaaggGTTTATGGAACACAGCTGGTATAAAGGGGGAAGgataataaaaacacaagaaggAAGTTCAGGATATGTGCCTAAAACAGggcaacaaaagaaattttaatccAGTAAGGATGAGTTTACTAAGGGAACTAACCCCAAGTATTTGATATGAATGTTTGGAAGCATCTTTAAGCacacgaacagaaaaaaaaaaaatcaacattaaagaatggtaCTGAGAAAGCCACTTGATAGATTTAAGAAGGTAAGAGAGGGTGGTATGGATATGGTGGGAAAGAaagtttgataaaaatgatgTGAAAACAATCTGGCATTGGTCTGAAATTTGTAGACTTGAAGACCTCTGAAAGAAAACCTCCTTAAGTTTTAACTGGGAGTCTGAAAATATTGGTCATTGttaaaaaatactattattaaaaagtgaaaagcCATCTTTAAAATATGGCCGCTGCATGACAAACCCTGCATTATCCCTGTATGTGCGTGGGGAGGAGCCAGTTTCTGGCTGACCTGGTGCCATCAAGGCCTGTCTTTGCCTGGTTTTCATTTCACTGATACTTCCCTTGGCAGCATTGATCTCTAACACATACTGTTTGCGCTCATCATTTGCCTTGTGGTAAGCCTGTCAGAGACAAAAGGTATTCCTCAAACTGCCATCTGCCACTACACAATCTGATAAATGTTCACAGCTTACGTGACGCAATTTTATGGTTTTACTCTTTACGGTTCACTTGaatatataatgtttttaaaaaagtctacCTGCAAAGAGTTAATTACTACTGTTTAATAAATGGTTTTGAGAACACTTGCTGTGTCTGTCATCCTTAAAGGCTAGAATTCCTGCAACGCATGCTATAGTCTTAAAATTTTGAACAATATAAAATTCTTACTGAAAAACACTAAAATCACTGCTGTTTCCTTATGCTAAAGTGTGTCTAAATACATAGCAAAGTATAACAAAagtcattctctctttctcacacaaacAGATGTCAAAGAATTTACTCAGACCTTTGATTCCTGATCCAAGCGCCACTCAAGATCACGGAGCTGATTGTGAAGAAGCTGTTTTTCTCTATCAAGAGCTTTGACCATCTGGGGACTGGCCTGAATTCCCACCAAAGATGAACAAACTAAAGAAATCTGGttgctattttaaaaagttttatattgTAACTTTATACTAGGAATCTCTAAGAAGGCTTAAATGTTTTTCCCATATTTTGCTATGTCTAGAGCTACTGTGAAATGAATATGTGCTTTAGGGCAGTTTTTAAGCTCAAAGCTTACTTGGGCCAGTAACAGGCAAACTCTCTCTGCCCACCCAGCAGTGAATGGGTATATGATTCATCAGGGAAGGAAAGCAGCAGAATGAGTAAAATGGGATCTGTCATTCATGCGCAGGTCCaagacatggtgaaccacttaaaGTTCATAGTTCTACATGCCTTGAGCTATTCAAATTTTATCTCTTCCACTAGCATAACTACCATACTTGCATCGCTGaggtaaaaaatgaaaacttcatCTGTAAAGAATGTCTCATAACAAATTCAGAAAGGATCGCTATCTTCTTTTTGAGAGGCAGGGACATGTATCAGGGTTCATGATGATTGACAAGTTTTTATATTGTAAACTGAGTTGTTCATAATAACAGCAAGCAACAAAAAATCACATGGTTTCTAGTACATATCACATCAAACACAGCcacaaattatttgaaacttTCTGGATTTTGAGAGTTTTATGTAATGTTTCTCTATTAACTTGCCATTGATTAAACAGACACAGTGTGAGTGTAATTATACTTACTCAAGATGGGATACTAATCACAATGCAAATAGCTTTGTTataacaaataaagatttatacttttttttcttaaaatccGTACTTTTGGGGGATTTTCTAATCAGTAGTTGTTATAATGCTGTATTGTAATGTATTCTGTGATCTAGCATGACATATTCTATGGTGTCTCTTTCTTTTAACTTCAGTCTCAGAATACAcagagaataaataattttactgcTTAAATGTGGCTTACATCTGAGAGGTCATCAAAATTTCTGTTGTCTCTGGGAGTCTTGTTAGCTGCAAAAGATTAACAAATAGATGATTTGTGAATTTAAGTACAGTTTTATGCATGGTCACAACATGTGAGTAATAGGattgcacactcacacacacagacacaaaaattaatgGCACTGTTTCATTTTGCTCAAGACACAGGCTCAAATGCACAATACCACACAGGAatccattttttcattttaaagataaGAGGTTTTAACCTTCTTTGAGATTGTGGCGAGCTTCCTCCACCTTGTTTTGCAAAAGTATGATCTGGCGTTCCAGTTGCTGGTTCATCTCCTGCTGTGTCTCATAGCGTGTCTTCCACTCATTGCCTGCAGCATCCTACATGCTACATTTCCCCTGACACATACTG
This is a stretch of genomic DNA from Pomacea canaliculata isolate SZHN2017 linkage group LG3, ASM307304v1, whole genome shotgun sequence. It encodes these proteins:
- the LOC112559316 gene encoding piRNA biogenesis protein EXD1-like isoform X1, whose translation is MDSMLNLVGHKVTLKTTDNLIVSGFIQSLDKQNHKITLRGVTDIVSGEFIQGLQNFYRQDILELEVHEEKKKNLIQQANNAKDKKDTKSIISGCKGQPKHLKNLGFLHPRELLLQAQCQKAEIEEDKKSGGASRECQLPENCTLVDDCHSQLFKDTVDYLSKQAVIAVSFEGVSMGRSGKLCWLLMASRDEIVFFDILSMGKEAISAGIGDLLESSLVLKVIHDCRLPSDLLYHQYNIKLNNVFDTQVASAFVYRLQNGGDFPRYVESLGQCLLYYLKLKKADIHIMLVRRHCQEEDEKVWMLRPVPANVSDAAKKHVCHLLTLRLVLMEEMMTEFIIGVEVFLGNVRDASESEARILQQARHRLPAQFSHLSDLKDMNGRWSRKSPKNRKGNILSNYKDANGFQENCVGVIHPLVRGSHDSVWHKAEDADHGLLSTSAHNQSSCTFQGPKGDSSTSHKRNRSELSSPRQVHDNTVLTKDVVMQLNSDNEDRGSRKSDSNGTHSNCRDRYNGMTDSNKQKEVCTHSAIICGGTNAKTTLQEMIPEEQAEKQAKSKGLEIIKNYMRSRAGNLCRDEKIQTVNIVMKPEGFLHERSSRYKHYPVKEDLQKMSSDDSEGECLERSDAECEEDSFDAIPSQVKLEQKSRTSGVIGHQLTNYMLGDDLVPEGGFNTAIFHDMTTDVERYK
- the LOC112559316 gene encoding uncharacterized protein LOC112559316 isoform X2, which encodes MDSMLNLVGHKVTLKTTDNLIVSGFIQSLDKQNHKITLRGVTDIVSGEFIQGLQNFYRQDILELEVHEEKKKNLIQQANNAKDKKDTKSIISGCKGQPKHLKNLGFLHPRELLLQAQCQKEIEEDKKSGGASRECQLPENCTLVDDCHSQLFKDTVDYLSKQAVIAVSFEGVSMGRSGKLCWLLMASRDEIVFFDILSMGKEAISAGIGDLLESSLVLKVIHDCRLPSDLLYHQYNIKLNNVFDTQVASAFVYRLQNGGDFPRYVESLGQCLLYYLKLKKADIHIMLVRRHCQEEDEKVWMLRPVPANVSDAAKKHVCHLLTLRLVLMEEMMTEFIIGVEVFLGNVRDASESEARILQQARHRLPAQFSHLSDLKDMNGRWSRKSPKNRKGNILSNYKDANGFQENCVGVIHPLVRGSHDSVWHKAEDADHGLLSTSAHNQSSCTFQGPKGDSSTSHKRNRSELSSPRQVHDNTVLTKDVVMQLNSDNEDRGSRKSDSNGTHSNCRDRYNGMTDSNKQKEVCTHSAIICGGTNAKTTLQEMIPEEQAEKQAKSKGLEIIKNYMRSRAGNLCRDEKIQTVNIVMKPEGFLHERSSRYKHYPVKEDLQKMSSDDSEGECLERSDAECEEDSFDAIPSQVKLEQKSRTSGVIGHQLTNYMLGDDLVPEGGFNTAIFHDMTTDVERYK
- the LOC112559317 gene encoding coiled-coil domain-containing protein 169-like isoform X1, with the protein product MADVKIHRRYSGDRHHVNNHSFDDSAHDWSSDENEEVIYSEKDARLPDIEEHDANDVAGLEEIDGDDPMNGDKHYGKHARQRGDHHRDVRFLTEGEMLDQSAAELKATIDELEKRFDSIENEGNEWKTRYETQQEMNQQLERQIILLQNKVEEARHNLKEANKTPRDNRNFDDLSDASPQMVKALDREKQLLHNQLRDLEWRLDQESKAYHKANDERKQYVLEINAAKGSISEMKTRQRQALMAPGQPETGSSPRTYRDNAGNIPDDQRIIDPRRGPIKRTAGVKSLPSLEAL
- the LOC112559317 gene encoding coiled-coil domain-containing protein 169-like isoform X2, with product MLVESPVFPQINDVTKHIATIVANMAGGDTVDDFELEKLRAEILQEKQMKEMLDQSAAELKATIDELEKRFDSIENEGNEWKTRYETQQEMNQQLERQIILLQNKVEEARHNLKEANKTPRDNRNFDDLSDASPQMVKALDREKQLLHNQLRDLEWRLDQESKAYHKANDERKQYVLEINAAKGSISEMKTRQRQALMAPGQPETGSSPRTYRDNAGNIPDDQRIIDPRRGPIKRTAGVKSLPSLEAL